The sequence attgaaaatagtattaaattattacttttctattttattttgttttattttgttttgtttttttttttattatttttttattttatttttttagagaACTGcatctgttttttttttactttttatacatactaaataaataaaataaatattgttggtgtttttaataaaaaaactaaccTTATAtgttcatttaaaattttttattattatttttttttttaagcacaaaagtggaaaaaaaaaaaaaaaaaaaaaaaaaaccaaaaaaataaaataattaaaaaaaaataataaaataaataaataaaaaataaaaacaaataaaataaaaaatgtatgtaaaaaaaaagtgtcaaaaaaaatttaaccaCTGTTTAAACGataagaaaaaagaaatcatatACACACACAAAGTAGTTATATaaaattggattattataaaaacattaaaatattaaaatttatcatttattatatttttattttggactCGACATattccaaaaaaattttaatagtgGAATTCAAgacaatattatttaattatttaaacctactaattataataaaaaaattgaaataatgatTATATGTGTATGTATCACTGATACtgtttaaaacatttaacaAATTAAATTGGTAATTATTCTCCTATATATATacactaatattattattattatttttttttttttttgcgtGTTGTTttacatttaattaaaaaaaaaaaaaagaaaaaaaaaaaaaaaaaaaataataaaataaataaataaataaataaaacaaataaaataaaaaatagaaaaaaataaattaaataataattccaagatgtatatttttttttttttatttttttatttatttatttatttaaaaaataaaggggaaaaaaaaaaaaaaaaaaatataggaAGGTGCactgtttaaataatataaccaaaaaaatagattatttttttttttaaaaaaaaaaaataaaataaaattaacttAACTAAACAAgtagatatttaaaaaaggaaaaataaaaaaaaaaaataaaaaataaaaaataatatcaacaaactttttaaattcaacaataaTTGACGAATAAAAACTATTGAAATTGAAGTAATCGAATTACCTTTTTAGTTGTTGCTTATGTATTTGTGtttatagttttataaaACTATCCTCTTGTTGatatttgttaatttataatatattaatgtgtatataataaatctacaattgattttttttttttttcttttttcttttttttttttgttttttgttttgctttttttttgtttttttttatttatttatttatttatttaatgtttATTTGGTGgaattgattttctttgatttaataattttctttgactaaataaaattatattattactatggtttttattatttatgagCTTATTGATCATTATACTCTATGATAAGGGGATTATGAAATGGAAAATTTTAtgtgatttttattttggaaattctggtaaaaaaaaaaaaaaaaatttaaaaaaaaatatataaaactatattcttttttttttatgttatttatttatttgtttttttttttttttttttttttattaaatatatataaaataatatgttatttgtgaaaaaacaaatatatataaaaaaaaaagaaagagaaaaaaaaattttgaagtGAGGAAAagtaaaactttttttaaaaaaaaaaaaataaaaaaaataaaattgtgaAAAAGCcgaaagtttttttttatttttttttttggcttgctcgaagaaatcaaaaaaaaatttttagatatttaaatttataaagggtcattttttttattttttatttttttatttttcattttttttattttttttttttttgaggaTCGATTGGTTGctcaattataataataggaacattgtaataatagttataaaAATAACCATTAACACCtggttaataataaaacaaaaaaattaaattctcttttttatttttttattattttttttttttttttggggtttttttttttttttttttaaaaattattaaatcatcaaaacCCAAATTTATGTTAGTCTTttggaattaattttatttttttattcaaataaaactattttttttttttccaaagaATTTGGTTAACTatttctgaaaaaaaaaaaaaaaattttttattcattttttttatatctacCTGgtccataaaaaaaaaaaaaaaaaaaaaaaaccaaatataTAAAGAAGTTTGTATTTGATAAAGTCAAAAAGTCTAAAATACAAACttacctaaaaaaaaaaaaaaaaaaaaaaaaaaaaaaaaatcaaaatcaaaaataaaaaataaaaaaaaaaaaaaaaaaaaaaagattgaatCCAGGAGGGCTggtaaaaaatcaaaaaccagtcttttttatttttatttttaaacttttttttattttgggcATCAACAACTTTTATCCGTAACAACGAATTTTATCATTGCAACCTTTGGAAGCACATTGCCCACCTTTTTctgttattttaataataattaataaaaaaaaaaaaaaaaaaaattagttttttaagTTGTTtggattcattatttttattattatttatttatttatttatttaataattacctAAATATTGTTGATGTTCAGTTTCAGCAGGATAAAATACACCAGCTGGTAAAATTTCAGTTGAGATTGgatctttatattttaattgttctttttctttacttGCAATTGCTTCATTCTTTTGTTCTTcattatgataataaatacCAGATCTATATTGTGTACCTACATCATTACCTTGACGATTTAATGTTGTTGGATCATGTTTAGACCAAAATAAACCTAACAATTGATTGTATGTGACTTTTTCAGGATCATATTCCAATTCAACTGCTTCAGCACATCCAGTTTTACCACTACAAACTTGTCTATAGGTTGGATTCTCTACAGTACCGTTAGTATAACCAACTCTTGTTTTTGTAACACCTGCTACtctttgaaataataattcaacagaCCAAAAACATCCTGCTGCAAATGTTGCttttgtcattttttttttttttttaatatattaatatatatataaatatataaaattttttttttttttttttattaactaaTGTgtgtttatataaattttaaattaaattaaaattttttttttttatttttttttttttgaagtggaaaaaataataaaaatgaaaataaaaaattaatgaaaaaaaataaaaataaaaaattatttgaaaaagtttCAAAGCAATCCAGTcattctattattttattcgAAGCACACATTCTTTTGTGGTtccaattaattcatttttcaGACATTTATAATTTGGTATTTTAATTTCGATCAAGTTGTACTACatgttataataaaaaaaaaaaaataaaaaaaaaaaaaataaaataaagtaattgaatttaataggTATCCACATAAATAAAcagtaaatataaaataaacaaaacaaaaaacttTTTGATATTGATTGCATTTTGTATGGGTCATAACATAATGACGCATTTCAACCTTTGGATAATCAACCAATGAAAGCCTTAAAGAATACTCAACTCATTGATACTGTC comes from Dictyostelium discoideum AX4 chromosome 2 chromosome, whole genome shotgun sequence and encodes:
- a CDS encoding hypothetical protein (Similar to Arabidopsis thaliana (Mouse-ear cress). peptide methionine sulfoxide reductase (Msr)), whose translation is MTKATFAAGCFWSVELLFQRVAGVTKTRVGYTNGTVENPTYRQVCSGKTGCAEAVELEYDPEKVTYNQLLGLFWSKHDPTTLNRQGNDVGTQYRSGIYYHNEEQKNEAIASKEKEQLKYKDPISTEILPAGVFYPAETEHQQYLGNY